A single window of Gossypium hirsutum isolate 1008001.06 chromosome A10, Gossypium_hirsutum_v2.1, whole genome shotgun sequence DNA harbors:
- the LOC121208556 gene encoding dof zinc finger protein DOF4.4 gives MKQNQQQGRRLKPLMAAEHHHHRHQQQQQQQHTPQKCPRCESLNTKFCYYNNYSLSQPRYFCKACRRYWTQGGTLRNVPVGGGCRKGKRPKLSSSGDDDNPTRQSTQRNLISPPVQLQAKESDSLVSSSAAMGSYYPASGFLSSLAAIQPMNQPQCLKQPLNQALRIGGGDLGSSTSNLGLLQGYGVPFLGSQNHQQTQFQWPAAGNSYYQQNWHQNFINEAVTSTAKVTNTSNSKTASSLSPNQWPDLPAYGAP, from the coding sequence ATGAAGCAAAACCAACAGCAAGGTCGGAGATTGAAGCCACTAATGGCGGCCgagcatcatcatcatcgtcatcaacaacaacaacaacaacagcacACACCACAAAAGTGTCCTCGTTGTGAGTCTCTTAATACAAAGTTTTGTTACTACAATAATTACAGTCTCTCGCAGCCTCGTTATTTCTGCAAGGCATGTAGAAGGTACTGGACTCAAGGTGGAACCCTAAGGAACGTGCCTGTGGGCGGTGGTTGTAGGAAAGGAAAGCGCCCCAAGCTTTCTTCTTCTGGTGATGATGATAATCCAACAAGGCAATCTACTCAACGAAACTTGATATCACCACCAGTACAATTACAAGCCAAAGAGTCTGATAGTTTGGTTTCATCATCTGCTGCTATGGGATCTTATTATCCTGCTAGTGGGTTCTTGTCATCTTTGGCTGCAATTCAACCAATGAACCAACCCCAATGTTTAAAGCAACCTCTAAATCAGGCTCTACGTATTGGTGGTGGTGACTTGGGTAGTAGTACTTCAAATTTGGGTCTTCTGCAGGGATATGGTGTCCCATTTTTGGGGTCACAAAACCATCAGCAGACCCAGTTTCAATGGCCTGCTGCAGGTAACTCTTATTATCAGCAGAATTGgcatcaaaatttcatcaatgaaGCGGTCACAAGCACCGCTAAAGTCACTAACACCAGTAACAGCAAAACTGCTTCTTCTTTGAGCCCAAATCAATGGCCTGATCTTCCAGCTTATGGTGCTCCATAG
- the LOC107924914 gene encoding dof zinc finger protein DOF3.1 — translation MLRNCEKMVAVITSSATNEWPQKLMEKPSQEQQQVQQQQALKCPRCDSSNTKFCYYNNYSLSQPRHFCKACKRYWTRGGTLRNVPVGGGCRKNKRVKRQTVSASTPPSIGGASPTSGGGVVNPNSTTSSHHINPLFYGLTANDPYHDVINLPFSRSSTVTGYDLQPQMSGLGLGFSSGDNTDHYPPLLSSYTNIFGSSSSSSTTTTTPTIASLLASTLNQHKFINGGVKNTEALPPFQDLQTTAMKDIKVPCQNHLEQITLPDPSLYWSTNIGVWHDPTNIGSSVTSLI, via the exons atgttgCGTAACTGCGAGAAGATGGTTGCCGTCATCACTTCTTCAGCTACTAATGAATGGCCACag AAGCTTATGGAGAAACCAAGCCAAGAACAACAACAGGTGCAGCAGCAACAAGCTTTAAAGTGTCCTCGTTGTGATTCATCGAACACCAAGTTTTGCTACTACAACAACTACAGTTTATCACAGCCGAGACATTTTTGTAAAGCTTGTAAGCGTTATTGGACTAGAGGTGGTACTTTGAGGAACGTTCCCGTCGGTGGTGGATGTAGGAAGAACAAGCGTGTTAAAAGGCAAACTGTTTCAGCTTCAACACCACCGTCTATCGGTGGAGCTTCACCAACATCTGGTGGTGGTGTTGTAAATCCTAATTCAACAACCTCAAGTCACCATATCAACCCTTTGTTTTATGGTTTAACTGCTAATGACCCTTATCATGATGTTATCAATCTTCCATTTTCTCGTTCTAGTACTGTCACTGGTTATGATCTCCAACCTCAAATGAGTGGTCTTGGATTAGGGTTTTCTTCTGGGGATAATACTGATCATTACCCACCATTGCTTTCAAGCTATACCAATATCTTTGggtcttcatcttcttcttctactacCACGACTACACCCACCATTGCTTCTCTTTTGGCTTCTACTCTTAACCAACACAAATTCATCAATGGTGGTGTTAAAAACACAGAAGCTTTACCACCTTTTCAAGATCTTCAAACAACAGCCATGAAAGATATCAAAGTACCATGCCAGAATCACCTTGAGCAAATTACTTTACCTGATCCATCACTTTATTGGAGCACAAATATAGGTGTTTGGCATGATCCAACTAACATTGGGTCCTCAGTCACCTCTCTGATTTAG
- the LOC107924980 gene encoding squamosa promoter-binding-like protein 3, whose amino-acid sequence MATSKAEGKRRLKEMGEEEEEEEEDEDNSTTGDDDKKKKGKRGSSTVVGGSCLPACQVENCTADMTDAKRYHRRHKVCEFHAKAAVVRVAGIHQRFCQQCSRFHELSEFDETKRSCRRRLAGHNERRRKSSSEYHGEGSNF is encoded by the exons ATGGCAACAAGCAAAGCTGAAGGGAAAAGGAGACTGAAGGAAATGggggaggaggaagaagaagaagaagaggacgAGGATAATAGTACTACTGGTGACGATGACAAGAAGAAAAAAGGCAAAAGAGGGTCCAGTACGGTGGTCGGAGGCTCCTGTCTTCCAGCCTGTCAGGTCGAGAACTGCACTGCCGACATGACCGATGCCAAACGGTACCATCGGCGACATAAGGTGTGTGAGTTCCATGCCAAGGCTGCTGTGGTTCGAGTTGCTGGGATCCATCAACGCTTTTGTCAACAATGTAGCAG GTTCCATGAGTTATCAGAGTTTGATGAAACAAAAAGGAGCTGTCGACGACGTTTGGCCGGACACAACGAGCGCCGTCGGAAAAGTTCATCGGAATATCATGGAGAAGGCTCAAATTTTTAA